The genomic region GCCTATCGCGCCGGCGACGTGTCGCCGATCGTGCGGGCGTTCGCGGATGCCGCGATGCGGGCGGTCGGGAACACCCGCGAGCTCATCGCCGAACTCGACGGCATACGCGCCGCGTGGAACGAGCGACTGACCGTGCGCCGCTCGAGCAACGCGTGGAAGCTGCTGGACGTCCTCCTGCGTCGCCCCGTCCTCACGTCGTCGGCGGCGGCAGCCGAACTCGGGGTCAAGCAGCCGAACGTCTACCCGCCCCTGACCGCGCTCGTCGACGCCGGCATCCTGAAGTCCAAGGCCGAGCATCGACTCGGCCCGTTCTGGCGCTCGGACGAGGTCCTCGGCGCCATCGACCGGTTCGCCGAACGCGCGGGACGCCGAGAGGCGCACCGATGAGACGTGGTCTGTCGAACGTGAGAGGCACGCCGCCGGTCCAACTAGGCTTGAGGGCAGACCTGCGCGTGTCGGAGACCCCGGCCGCGATCACGACGACGCACCCGGGCTGGTTCTCGGTGCGACCACTGCGAGATAAGGGAGACCCCCGGTGGCTGAGTACATCTATTCGATGGTCCGCGCCCGCAAGGCGGTCGGCGAGAAGCTGATCCTCGACGACGTCACGATGGCGTTCCTGCCGGGGGCGAAGATCGGCATGGTCGGCCCCAACGGTGCCGGAAAGTCGACGATCCTCAAGATCATGGCCGGGCTCGACCAGCCCTCCAACGGCGAGGCCAAGCTCAGTCCGGGCTTCACCGTCGGCATCCTCATGCAGGAGCCCGAGCTCGACGAGGACAGGACCGTCCTGGAGAACATCCAGTCCGGCGTGGCCATCAAGGCCAAGCTCGACCGCTTCAACGAGATCTCGGCGCTCATGAGCGACCCGGACGCCGACTTCGACACCCTGCTCGCCGAGATGGGCACGCTGCAGGAGGAGATCGACGCCGCCGACGCGTGGGACCTCGACTCGCAGCTCGAGCAGGCGATGGACGCTCTGCGCACGCCCCCGGGCGACGCCTCGGTCAAGCACCTCTCCGGTGGTGAGAAGCGGCGCGTGGCCCTCGCCAAGCTGCTGCTGCAGAAGCCCGACCTGCTGCTGCTGGACGAGCCCACGAACCACCTCGACGCCGAGAGCGTGCTGTGGCTCGAGCAGCACCTGCAGAAGTACCCCGGGGCCGTCATCGCCATCACGCACGACCGGTACTTCCTCGACAACGTCGCGGAGTGGATCGCCGAAGTCGATCGCGGTCGCCTCATCGGCTACGAGGGCAACTACTCGACGTACCTCGAGAAGAAGCGCGAGCGCCTCGAGGTCCAGGGCAAGAAGGACGCCAAGCTCGCCAAGCGCCTCGCCGACGAGCTGGAGTGGGTCCGCTCCAACGCGAAGGGACGCCAGGCCAAGTCCAAGGCGCGCCTGGCCCGCTACGAGGAGATGGCGGCCGAGGCCGAGCGCACCCGCAAGCTCGACTTCGAGGAGATCCAGATCCCGCCGGGGCCGCGCCTGGGCAGCGTCGTGATCGAGGCGAAGAAGCTGCAGAAGGGCTTCGACGGACGCTCGCTCATCGACGGCCTGAGCTTCTCGCTGCCGCCGAACGGCATCGTCGGCGTCATCGGCCCCAACGGCGTCGGCAAGACGACGCTGTTCAAGACGATCGTCGGCCTGGAGTCCCTCGACGGCGGCGACCTCAAGATCGGCGAGACCGTCCAGATCAGCTACGTCGACCAGACGCGCGGGAACATCGACCCCAACAAGACGCTGTGGGAGGTGGTGTCGGACGGCCTGGACATCATCACGGTCGGCAAGACCGAGATCCCCTCGCGCGCATACGTGTCGAAGTTCGGCTTCAAGGGCCCCGACCAGCAGAAGAAGGCCGGGGTGCTCTCCGGCGGCGAGCGCAACCGCCTGAACCTGGCGCTGACGCTCAAGGAGGGCGGCAACCTGCTGCTCCTCGACGAGCCGACGAACGACCTCGACGTCGAGACCCTGCAGTCGCTCGAGAACGCGCTGCTGGAGTTCCCCGGCTGCGCCGTGGTCATCACGCACGACCGGTGGTTCCTCGACCGCATCGCCACGCACATCCTCGCGTACGAGGGCACCGACGAGAACCCCGACCGGTGGTACTGGTTCGAGGGCAACTTCGAGGCGTACGAGGCGAACAAGATCGATCGCCTGGGTGCGGAAGCTGCCCGCCCGCATCGCACGACCTACCGCAAGCTCACGCGTGACTGACGCGGCCCCGCGCGTCCACGTCCCCATCCACCTGCGGTGGGGGGACCTGGACGCGCTCAACCACGTCAACAACACCTCGATGCTCAAGCTCCTCGAGGAGGCGCGGCTGCGCGCGTTCTGGCGGCCGGAGGGCGGCGAGCAGGGGCCGCCGACGGCCATTCTCGAGAACGGACTGCACACGTCCTCCGACGCGGTGATGCTCATCGCCCGCCAGGAGATCGAGTACCTCGCGCCGGTGCCCTACGGGCAGCGTCCGCTCGACGTGCAACTGTGGATCGGGCACATGGGCGGATCGAGCATCGACGTGTGCTACGAGGTCTTCAGCCCCGTGGGCGACGATCCTCAGACCCTCTACGCGCGCGCGACCAGCGCCGTCGTCGTGGTGAGCGCCGAATCCGGCCGGCCCTCGCGCCTGAGCGCCGAGATGCGCGAGGCGTGGAGCCCGTATCTGGGTGCGCCGATCGCGTACGCGCACCGGCGCTGACCGGCCGCAGGGATGCGGGGGATAACCCCCGCGGATCCGGCGGCTCGCACCGACGGCCGGCGCGACCGGCCTGCCGTACCGGCGGTTCCTCCCGCTCTCGGCGG from Microbacter sp. GSS18 harbors:
- the ettA gene encoding energy-dependent translational throttle protein EttA, translated to MAEYIYSMVRARKAVGEKLILDDVTMAFLPGAKIGMVGPNGAGKSTILKIMAGLDQPSNGEAKLSPGFTVGILMQEPELDEDRTVLENIQSGVAIKAKLDRFNEISALMSDPDADFDTLLAEMGTLQEEIDAADAWDLDSQLEQAMDALRTPPGDASVKHLSGGEKRRVALAKLLLQKPDLLLLDEPTNHLDAESVLWLEQHLQKYPGAVIAITHDRYFLDNVAEWIAEVDRGRLIGYEGNYSTYLEKKRERLEVQGKKDAKLAKRLADELEWVRSNAKGRQAKSKARLARYEEMAAEAERTRKLDFEEIQIPPGPRLGSVVIEAKKLQKGFDGRSLIDGLSFSLPPNGIVGVIGPNGVGKTTLFKTIVGLESLDGGDLKIGETVQISYVDQTRGNIDPNKTLWEVVSDGLDIITVGKTEIPSRAYVSKFGFKGPDQQKKAGVLSGGERNRLNLALTLKEGGNLLLLDEPTNDLDVETLQSLENALLEFPGCAVVITHDRWFLDRIATHILAYEGTDENPDRWYWFEGNFEAYEANKIDRLGAEAARPHRTTYRKLTRD
- a CDS encoding thioesterase family protein, which encodes MTDAAPRVHVPIHLRWGDLDALNHVNNTSMLKLLEEARLRAFWRPEGGEQGPPTAILENGLHTSSDAVMLIARQEIEYLAPVPYGQRPLDVQLWIGHMGGSSIDVCYEVFSPVGDDPQTLYARATSAVVVVSAESGRPSRLSAEMREAWSPYLGAPIAYAHRR